A section of the Myxocyprinus asiaticus isolate MX2 ecotype Aquarium Trade chromosome 40, UBuf_Myxa_2, whole genome shotgun sequence genome encodes:
- the LOC127430834 gene encoding SHC-transforming protein 3-like, translating to MLHRAKYNRFRNESVTSVDELLHGLSMNAKVTAIPPTPPVGDPPYAPPAEVLPSDSTDESGTTLCTLINKVSNLKFANSSGLLGIKGLPSAVKDLAVSKLQGGAGGGGSSSPSSSALSAASGGSSCPSATSGAPHTLLEPISVSSGKKGKMEESQPGGESWNLAGTGGTGAAGCGGLVNKPTRGWLHSNEKISGPGVTYVVKYLGCIEVLRSMRSLDFTTRSQITREAISLVCDAIPGAKGALRKRKPHSKLLSSILGKSNLQFAGMSINLNISTSSLNLMTPDSKQIIANHHMQSISFASGGDPDTTDYVAYVAKDPVNRRACHILECSDGLAQDVISTIGQAFDLRFQLYLQCPSSKPSTLHDRVMSTDDPPWTEEGEESADHHYYNSIPGKMPPPGGFIDARLTNQMQDSSQGAGVDQTYYQGRPMFIQQGSCDIYSLPEVKGQAPKPGEVPTYVNTQHIDTQVLAALQGEAETASDMCTSEEAKDSPRTDLFDMKPFEDAIMTQTPAPAHPPSELHKAASVDNSSPLLVRAAALRAQEELEDQSWYHGEMSRRQAEKLLLRDGDFLVRKSTTNPGSYVLTGMNNGLAKHLLLVDPEGTVRTKDHIFESISHLIGHHRDNNLPIVSAGSELCLKQPVERKQ from the exons ATGCTTCACCGTGCTAAATACAACCGATTCCGGAATGAGTCAGTGACATCCGTTGATGAACTTCTGCACGGTCTTTCCATGAACGCGAAGGTCACGGCCATCCCACCGACGCCGCCCGTGGGCGACCCTCCGTACGCCCCGCCAGCCGAGGTCTTGCCCTCTGACTCCACGGATGAGTCCGGCACTACCTTGTGCACCCTCATCAACAAAGTCTCCAACCTCAAATTCGCCAACTCTTCGGGACTGCTTGGCATCAAGGGCCTGCCGTCTGCCGTCAAAGACCTGGCTGTGTCCAAGCTCCAGGGAGGAGCTGGGGGAGGTGGCTCAAGCAGCCCCAGCTCGTCTGCCCTCTCGGCGGCCAGTGGGGGCAGTTCGTGCCCCTCAGCCACCTCTGGAGCCCCTCACACCTTGCTGGAGCCAATCTCCGTGAGCTCGGGGAAGAAGGGGAAGATGGAAGAGTCTCAGCCCGGCGGAGAGAGCTGGAACCTGGCTGGCACGGGCGGAACGGGTGCCGCAGGCTGCGGGGGACTGGTGAATAAGCCAACTCGTGGATGGCTGCACTCAAATGAGAAGATATCTGGACCTGGAGTGACGTACGTCGTTAAG TATTTGGGCTGTATTGAAGTTCTTCGGTCCATGAGATCTCTGGACTTCACCACACGATCACAAATCACAAG GGAGGCGATCAGTCTGGTGTGTGATGCCATTCCTGGTGCCAAAGGAGCTTTACGCAAGAGAAAG cctcaCTCTAAACTTCTCTCCAGTATTTTGGGGAAGAGTAACCTGCAGTTTGCTGGGATGAGCATTAATCTGAACATCTCAACCAGCAGTTTAAACCTGATGACACCTGACTCCAAAcag ATAATAGCCAATCATCACATGCAGTCCATATCCTTCGCCTCCGGTGGAGATCCG GACACGACCGACTACGTCGCTTATGTAGCGAAAGATCCCGTCAACCGGAGAG CATGTCATATTCTAGAGTGTTCTGATGGTTTGGCTCAGGACGTAATCAGTACAATCGGTCAGGCGTTCGATCTGCGGTTTCAGCTCTACCTGCAGTGTCCGTCAAGCAAACCCTCGACACTGCATGACAG GGTTATGAGTACAGATGATCCGCCGTGGACAGAGGAAGGGGAGGAGTCCGCCGATCATCACTACTACAACAGCATTCCTGGCAAGATGCCGCCACCAGGGGGCTTCATTGATGCTAGACTAACCAATCAGATGCAAGATAGCAGCCAG GGTGCTGGAGTCGACCAGACGTACTACCAAGGCCGACCCATGTTCATACAACAAG GGTCCTGTGATATATACAGTCTGCCTGAGGTCAAAGGTCAGGCCCCTAAGCCTGGAGAAGTCCCCACGTATGTGAACACGCAGCACATTGACACGCAGGTGTTGGCGGCACTGCAGGGGGAGGCAGAGACGGCGTCCGATATGTGCACAAGCGAGGAAGCTAAAGACAGCCCGAGGACGGACCTCTTTGACATGA AGCCGTTTGAGGATGCGATCATGACCCAGACTCCAGCTCCAGCCCATCCGCCATCAGAACTCCATAAAGCTGCGTCTGTGGATAACTCCAGTCCACTGCTGGTGCGAGCGGCGGCCCTCAGAGCTCAGGAGGAGCTAGAAGACCAGAGCTGGTATCACGGAGAGATGAGCCGGCGCCAGGCAGAGAAACTGCTGCTCCGCGACGGAGACTTCCTGGTGCGGAAAAGCACCACTAACCCGGGCTCGTACGTCCTGACGGGGATGAACAACGGACTCGCCAAGCATCTTCTTCTGGTCGACCCAGAGGGCACG GTTCGGACGAAAGATCACATATTCGAGAGCATAAGCCACCTGATTGGCCATCATCGTGACAACAACCTGCCAATTGTCTCTGCAGGAAGTGAACTGTGCTTGAAGCAGCCGGTCGAAAGAAAACAGTGA